One Frankia alni ACN14a DNA window includes the following coding sequences:
- a CDS encoding class I SAM-dependent methyltransferase, with protein sequence MDAALRQVAEGATGFMPPQEGLALYTAATAIPAGGLICEVGTYCGKSTLYLAAAARAAGGTVVTVDHHRGSEENQAGWEYHDTTLVDPRTGRLDTLPFLRRTLEQAQVEDVVTAIVGRSEQVGRWWSTPVALLFLDGGHTEEQAQADYSAWGRHVAPGGLLAIHDVFPDPADGGQAPYHVLLRALDEGFREQSRTGSLRVLRRVD encoded by the coding sequence GTGGACGCGGCATTGCGGCAGGTGGCCGAGGGGGCGACGGGCTTCATGCCCCCGCAGGAGGGGTTGGCGCTGTACACGGCGGCCACGGCGATCCCGGCCGGCGGGCTGATCTGCGAGGTCGGCACCTACTGCGGCAAGTCCACCCTCTACCTGGCCGCCGCCGCCCGGGCGGCGGGTGGCACCGTGGTCACCGTGGACCATCACCGCGGCTCGGAGGAGAACCAGGCCGGCTGGGAGTACCACGACACGACCCTGGTCGATCCGCGCACAGGCCGCCTCGACACGCTGCCGTTCCTGCGTCGGACGCTGGAACAGGCCCAGGTCGAGGACGTGGTGACGGCGATCGTCGGGCGGTCCGAACAGGTGGGGCGGTGGTGGTCGACCCCGGTAGCGCTGCTCTTCCTCGACGGCGGGCACACGGAGGAGCAGGCCCAGGCCGACTACTCCGCGTGGGGGCGCCACGTGGCTCCCGGCGGCCTGCTGGCCATCCACGACGTGTTCCCCGACCCCGCCGACGGCGGCCAGGCGCCGTACCACGTCCTGCTGCGCGCGCTCGACGAGGGCTTCCGCGAGCAGTCGCGGACCGGGTCGCTGCGGGTGCTACGCCGCGTCGACTGA
- a CDS encoding class I SAM-dependent methyltransferase: protein MLTVDFDRFPVPAGCRLLDLGCGAGRHSFEAFRRGADVVALDYSLDEVGGVNAMLAAMALEGQAPAAARAAGVRGDALALPFADATFDRVIIAEVLEHLPADTAAMAEIARVLRPGGWVAVTVPNRLPEQVCWSLSTAYHTVEGGHIRIYRQSELRERLTAVGLEPIGTHFAHALHAPYWWLRCLVGVHDDDHPATRLYHRLLVWDMMRRPLVTRLADRILNPVIGKSIVLYLRKPEVARAVG from the coding sequence ATGCTCACCGTCGACTTCGATCGTTTTCCCGTACCCGCGGGCTGCCGGCTGCTCGACCTGGGCTGCGGTGCCGGGCGCCACTCCTTCGAGGCGTTCCGGCGCGGCGCCGACGTCGTCGCGCTGGACTACTCCCTCGACGAGGTCGGCGGCGTGAACGCGATGCTCGCCGCGATGGCCCTGGAGGGGCAGGCGCCGGCCGCGGCGCGGGCGGCCGGAGTGCGCGGCGACGCGCTCGCCCTGCCGTTCGCGGACGCCACCTTCGACCGGGTCATCATCGCCGAGGTCCTCGAGCACCTGCCCGCCGACACGGCGGCGATGGCGGAGATCGCCCGCGTGCTGCGGCCCGGCGGCTGGGTCGCGGTCACCGTCCCGAACCGCCTGCCCGAGCAGGTGTGCTGGAGCCTGTCGACGGCGTATCACACCGTCGAGGGCGGCCACATCCGCATCTACCGGCAGTCCGAGCTGCGCGAGCGGCTGACCGCCGTCGGGCTGGAGCCGATCGGCACCCACTTCGCCCACGCCCTGCACGCGCCGTACTGGTGGCTGCGGTGTCTCGTCGGTGTCCATGACGACGACCATCCGGCGACGCGGCTTTACCACCGGCTGCTGGTGTGGGACATGATGCGCCGTCCCCTGGTGACGCGGCTCGCCGATCGGATCCTCAATCCGGTCATCGGCAAAAGCATCGTCCTGTACCTACGAAAACCGGAGGTAGCGCGTGCGGTCGGTTGA
- a CDS encoding glycosyltransferase family 4 protein — MRIALLSYRSLPTCGGQGVYVRHLSRELVALGHHVQVLSGPPYPDLDDGVGLTELPSLDLYRDSDPFRWPGLAELRALPDVVEFGMMRTGQFSEPLSFSLRAYQALRPRAAGGRPPFDIVHDNQGLGYGLLALRAALRPHRIPVVSTVHHPITVDRRLSLAAASSFTARVGLRRWYSFLPMQARVARRLDGIVIPSESSRREIITDMELPSEVMHTVPLGVDADVFTPAPTSTNAPAPTVAGRIVVVTSADVPLKGLGVLLEALAKLRSERGAHLVCIGKVREGGQAQRRVTELGLGDAVTFRSNVPEQELIELLRSAEVAVVPSLYEGFSLPAVEEMACGIPLVATTAGALPEVAGADGEAALLVPPGDPDALAGAIRALLDDPARRARMGAAGRRRVEERFSWRAASAATAAWYAERIAAVGGTPTSPYPGSSWSWAPPTPASWPAGSAGLAAADVTPDVTPVQAAAPDAASPSASPTLAG, encoded by the coding sequence TTGCGGATTGCGTTGTTGTCGTACCGGAGCCTGCCCACCTGCGGTGGTCAGGGTGTGTACGTCCGACATCTGTCCCGCGAACTGGTCGCCCTGGGGCACCACGTGCAGGTGCTGAGCGGGCCGCCGTACCCCGACCTCGACGACGGGGTCGGCCTCACCGAGCTGCCGAGCCTGGACCTCTACCGCGACTCGGACCCGTTTCGCTGGCCGGGCCTGGCGGAGTTGCGCGCGCTGCCCGACGTCGTCGAGTTCGGGATGATGCGCACCGGCCAGTTCTCCGAGCCGCTGTCGTTCAGCCTGCGCGCCTACCAGGCGCTGCGGCCCCGAGCGGCCGGCGGGCGGCCGCCGTTCGACATCGTTCATGACAACCAGGGGCTCGGCTACGGACTGCTGGCGCTGCGGGCGGCGCTGCGGCCCCACCGGATCCCGGTGGTGAGCACCGTGCACCATCCGATCACCGTCGACCGTCGGCTGAGCCTGGCCGCGGCGTCGAGCTTCACCGCCCGGGTGGGGCTGCGGCGGTGGTACTCGTTCCTGCCGATGCAGGCCCGGGTGGCGCGGCGGCTGGACGGCATCGTCATCCCGTCCGAGAGTTCGCGCCGCGAGATCATCACCGACATGGAGCTGCCGTCGGAGGTCATGCACACGGTGCCCCTCGGGGTCGACGCCGACGTCTTCACGCCCGCGCCCACCTCGACCAACGCCCCCGCGCCGACCGTCGCGGGTCGCATCGTGGTCGTGACCAGCGCGGATGTGCCGCTCAAGGGCCTGGGGGTGCTGCTGGAGGCGCTGGCCAAGCTGCGCTCCGAGCGTGGCGCGCACCTGGTCTGCATCGGCAAGGTCCGCGAGGGCGGGCAGGCGCAGCGCCGGGTGACCGAGCTGGGCCTGGGCGATGCGGTGACGTTCCGATCCAACGTGCCGGAGCAGGAGCTGATCGAGCTGCTGCGCTCCGCCGAGGTCGCGGTCGTCCCCTCCCTGTACGAGGGGTTCAGCCTGCCCGCGGTGGAGGAGATGGCCTGTGGCATCCCGCTGGTCGCGACGACCGCCGGGGCGTTGCCCGAGGTGGCCGGCGCCGACGGCGAGGCGGCCCTGCTGGTCCCGCCGGGCGATCCGGACGCGCTGGCCGGGGCCATCCGCGCGCTGCTCGACGACCCGGCACGCCGCGCCCGGATGGGGGCGGCCGGCCGCCGCCGGGTGGAGGAGCGGTTCTCCTGGCGGGCGGCGAGCGCCGCGACCGCGGCCTGGTACGCCGAACGGATCGCGGCGGTGGGCGGAACGCCGACCTCGCCCTACCCGGGCTCGTCGTGGTCGTGGGCGCCGCCGACACCCGCCTCCTGGCCGGCAGGGTCGGCCGGGCTCGCCGCCGCCGACGTCACCCCCGACGTCACCCCCGTCCAGGCGGCGGCCCCGGACGCTGCAAGCCCGTCGGCGTCGCCGACGCTCGCCGGCTGA
- a CDS encoding organic hydroperoxide resistance protein, protein MATTIYSATSTAWGGREGRVASSDNRVDLQLSIPKGVGGDDGPGTNPEQLFATGYAACFHSALKAVARGKKADVTDSAVSVTIDLIRDDDGAIGLGARIEAQIPGLERATAQELLEAAHAMCPYSRATKGNIPAEVVLVDND, encoded by the coding sequence ATGGCGACCACGATCTACTCGGCGACCTCGACCGCATGGGGCGGCCGCGAGGGGCGGGTGGCATCCAGCGACAACCGGGTGGACCTCCAGCTGTCCATCCCGAAGGGGGTCGGCGGCGACGACGGGCCGGGCACCAACCCGGAGCAGCTGTTCGCCACCGGCTACGCGGCCTGCTTCCACAGCGCGCTCAAGGCCGTCGCGCGCGGCAAGAAGGCCGACGTCACCGACTCGGCGGTGTCGGTGACCATCGACCTGATCCGGGACGACGACGGCGCCATCGGCCTGGGCGCGAGGATCGAGGCGCAGATCCCCGGGCTCGAGCGGGCCACCGCCCAGGAACTGCTCGAGGCGGCACACGCGATGTGCCCGTATTCCCGGGCCACGAAGGGCAACATTCCCGCCGAGGTCGTCCTTGTGGACAACGACTGA
- a CDS encoding TetR/AcrR family transcriptional regulator — MVQQETGQLDRPRRGRPRDATIDTRVLSAAVDELAEHGVGGFSVNRVAARAGVAKRGIYVRWPARDDLVLHALGTLAAGLVPPRTGSLRSDLMHLAPLVDAVFTEPRLSILARCMAELRRFPAMYAAFRRESVDRCAAAIEDALHDAVTRGEARADLDTDLAAGAFLGALLARHAFGGARQPLDDPAFHGRLVDFCVAAVQRVTAAPASPST, encoded by the coding sequence ATGGTGCAGCAGGAGACGGGGCAGCTCGACCGGCCGCGGCGGGGACGCCCCCGTGACGCGACGATCGACACCCGCGTGCTCTCCGCCGCCGTGGACGAACTCGCCGAGCACGGCGTCGGCGGGTTCAGCGTGAACCGGGTCGCGGCCCGCGCCGGCGTCGCCAAGCGAGGCATCTACGTGCGCTGGCCGGCCCGCGACGACCTCGTCCTGCACGCGCTCGGGACCCTGGCGGCCGGGCTCGTGCCCCCGCGCACCGGATCGCTGCGCTCCGACCTCATGCACCTCGCGCCCCTCGTCGACGCGGTGTTCACCGAGCCGCGGCTGTCGATCCTCGCCCGGTGCATGGCCGAACTGCGCCGCTTCCCCGCGATGTACGCGGCGTTCCGGCGCGAGTCGGTCGACCGCTGCGCGGCCGCCATCGAGGACGCCCTGCACGACGCCGTCACCCGGGGCGAGGCCCGGGCCGACCTCGACACCGACCTCGCCGCGGGGGCGTTCCTGGGCGCCCTGCTGGCCCGGCACGCCTTCGGCGGCGCCCGCCAGCCCCTCGACGACCCCGCCTTCCACGGCCGTCTCGTCGACTTCTGCGTCGCGGCCGTCCAGCGGGTCACCGCGGCGCCCGCCAGCCCCTCCACCTGA